In one window of Nicotiana tabacum cultivar K326 chromosome 12, ASM71507v2, whole genome shotgun sequence DNA:
- the LOC107775971 gene encoding uncharacterized protein LOC107775971, giving the protein MGNLLHILIVLKINKSQVWDMLQHSESKKLQREQMDISSLANCTSQPHSSVTVPKTRKEYNDDDRKAIEKNFRAKTILVCGIGPDEYNKISACQSTKEIWEALQTAHEGTTQVKQSKIDMLTIEHELFRMKDDESIQDMHTSFTSIINELRSLEKIIPRNKLVRKILSVLPSSWESKVNDIPEAKDLQKLIIDELIGNLKTYEIKKKKDHERREPKREKNLVLKTGNNESSGEDVYMAYLKKRFQNMVRRNGALAAWGDSSSESGEDDAQGDTSMMEVDSEADDYDSIFALMEKSNDDDDEKKLISLTNVLIDAYKNVLINAYKNALPMELREVENERDDLVIIVADLKEIVKDLMKEKNILIKKEAMKESNQKWYMDSGCSKHMTGSINNFLSLKTLHGWVTNLVTGEVVLVAKRYKNIYVADFESLQNGDLTCLSDVDDDVKLWHRRLGYASYTLLNKLVRKNPVRGLPKSSFKDHKVCDACIKGKQFRSSFKPENEVITSRPLDLLHMDLCGPMRVPSRRGKKYIFVIVDDYSRFTWALFLKTKDETFSVFVAFVKKIQVKLSHNVVCIRFDHDKEFDNAKFDEFCAENGTSFWAEVVNTACYLVNMCLIRKYSHDKIDQDGEQSTVPSEVIDMANGKADMMSHVKESNDDDDAAVSLADVEEPGSSITTIEVENRVVDAVQGTLNTELRSGTHVNNGSYS; this is encoded by the exons ATGGGGAACCTGCTCCACATCCTCATAGTGCTCAAGATCAACAAGTCTCAAGTTTGGGACATGCTCCAACACTCAGAGTCAAAGAAACTACAGAGGGAACAAATGGACATCAGTTCTCTTGCTAACTGTACCAGTCAACCCCACAGCT CAGTGACAGTTCCCAAGACTAGAAAGGAGTACAACGATGATGACCGCAAGGCTATAGAGAAGAACTTTCGAGCAAAAACAATCCTCGTCTGTGGTATTGGGCCAGATGAATACAACAAGATTTCTGCTTGTCAATCTACCAAGGAGATCTGGGAAGCTCTCCAAACAGCACACGAAGGGACAACTCAAGTCAAGCAATCGAAGATTGATATGCTAACCATTGAGCAtgaactcttcaggatgaaggacgATGAGTCCATTCAAGACATGCACACTAGCTTCACCTCTATCATCAATGAGCTTCGTTCTTTGGAAAAAATCATTCCAAGGAACAAACTTGTCAGAAAAATACTCAGCGTATTACCTAGTTCCTGGGAAAGCAAAGTAAATGATATCCCGGAGGCAAAAGATCTACAAAAGCTGATTATTGATGAACTCATTGGTAAtctgaaaacttatgaaataaagaagaaaaaggatcATGAGAGAAGAGAGCCTAaaagggagaagaacctggtcctcaagacaGGCAACAATGAATCAAGTGGTGAGGATGTTTATATGGCTTACTTGAAGAAGAGATTTCAGAACATGGTTCGCAGAAATGGAG ctcttgctgcatggggagactctTCCAGCGAATCTGGAGAAGATGATGCACAAGGTGACACCTCCATGATGGAAGTTGATAGTGAAGCAGATGATTATGATTCTATCTTTGCCCTGATGGAAAAATCtaacgatgatgatgatgag AAAAAGCTTATATCTTTGACAAATGTTTTAATTGATGCTTATAAAAATGTTTTAATTAATGCTTATAAAAATGCTTTACCTATGGAACTAAGAGAggtagaaaatgagagagatgattTGGTAATCATAGTGGCTGACCTTAAAGAGATTGTTAAAGATCTAATGAAAGAAAAGAATATTCTAATTAAAAAG GAAGCAATGAAAGAAAGCAACCaaaaatggtacatggatagtggttgttCTAAGCACATGACTGGAAGCATCAATAATTTTCTTTCACTCAAAACCCTGCATGGATGGG TCACAAATCTTGTGACTGGTGAAGTGGTCCTGGTGGCAAAaagatataaaaatatttatgttgctgattttgagtcctTGCAAAATGGAGATCTCACATGTCTGagtgatgttgatgatgatgttaaACTATGGCACAGAAGATTGGGTTATGCAAGCTATACGTTGCTAAATAAATTGGTCAGGAAGAACCCGGTTCGTGGCCTACCAAAGTCAAGTTTCAAAGATCAcaaggtgtgtgatgcatgtATAAAAGGAAAGCAATTCAGGTCTTCTTTCAAGCCCGAAAATGAAGTCATcacctcaaggccacttgatcttcTCCACatggatctgtgtggacctatgagggttCCAAGTAGAAGAGGAAAGAAGTACATTTTTGTTATAGTGGATGACTATTCCAGATTCACCTGGGCCTTGTTCCTCAAAACCAAGGATGAAACTTTTTCAGTGTTTGTTGCCTTTGTGAAGAAGATCCAAGTGAAGTTGAGCCACAATGTTGTGTGTATAAGATTTGATCATGACAAAGAGTTCGATAATGCAAAATTTGACGAATTCTGTGCTGAAAATGGCACAA GTTTCTGGGCAGAAGTTGTTAACACTGCATGCTATTTGGTGAACATGTGCTTGATCAG GAAATATTCACATGATAagattgatcaagatggagagcAGTCAACAGTTCCTAGTGAAGTCATTGATATGGCAAATGGAAAAGCTGACATGATGAGTCACGTCAAGGAAtcaaatgatgatgatgatgcagCTGTGTCTCTAGCTGATgtagaggaaccaggttcctccaTCACAACAATTGAAGTTGAGAACAGAGTCGTTGATGCTGTTCAAGGAACCCTAAATACTGAGCTGAGAAGCGGGACTCATGTCAACAATGGATCATATTCATAA
- the LOC107775972 gene encoding putative F-box/FBD/LRR-repeat protein At4g00315: MSSARNKRQRNHVIVDRISDLPDLILCHILSFLPTHYAVWTSLLSKRWKNLRTNVDTLYFDCFNKKWRKRNFTRFANRVLMYQLFLNKLKKFSLLWTKICDKDDIHAWVRWAIANGVEDFNLQKIGETSRRVNLPISLYSCKTLGVLELRGQLLINCPGNICLPRLKTLSLVTVHYEGDERDVRKLISSCPMLQSLYIERKGYDNVSKFVISSRVLKNLKVKISDDGSFERKRRKEKN, from the coding sequence ATGTCGTCTGCTCGCAATAAGCGCCAACGAAATCATGTCATTGTTGATAGGATCAGCGATTTGCCTGACTTAATTTTGTGTCACATTCTCTCTTTTCTTCCAACTCATTATGCTGTGTGGACAAGTTTACTATCAAAAAGATGGAAAAATCTACGGACCAATGTTGACACTTTGTACTTCGATTGCTTTAACAAAAAGTGGAGAAAACGTAACTTTACCCGATTTGCTAACAGGGTTTTGATGTACCAGTTATTTTTGAACAAGTTGAAAAAGTTCTCCCTTTTGTGGACCAAAATATGTGACAAGGATGATATCCATGCATGGGTACGTTGGGCTATTGCTAACGGAGTTGAAGACTTTAATTTGCAAAAAATTGGTGAAACTAGTCGCCGAGTGAATTTGCCTATTAGCTTATACTCCTGCAAAACGCTAGGGGTTCTTGAATTGCGCGGCCAATTACTCATCAATTGTCCAGGAAATATTTGTCTTCCAAGATTAAAAACTCTTAGTTTAGTTACGGTTCATTATGAAGGTGACGAACGTGATGTTCGTAAGCTTATATCTAGTTGTCCCATGTTGCAATCTCTTTATATTGAAAGGAAGGGGTATGATAATGTATCTAAGTTTGTTATAAGCTCTCGTGTGTTGAAAAATCTCAAGGTTAAAATTTCTGATGATGGATCCTTTGAAcgtaaaagaagaaaggaaaaaaattag